The genomic stretch CGCCGTCCGTATGCCGGCAGCGCGATTGCCCCGCCCGACCGTTCATGCAGGCGCCCTTCCCCCGCCACCGCCGAGAACGTCCGCCCCGATGCTGTCCGCCACCCGCGTCGACGACGCCTTGATCGAATCCCGCGCCAGCTGCGCGTAGAGCGACGTCGTGTCGATCTTGTTGTGGCCCAACAACTTCCCGATCATCGACAGGCTCTCCCCCAGCGCCAACGCCCTGCTGGCAAAGGAATGGCGCAGGTCGTGGAGACGCACCTCCGGAAGCTCCGCCTCCTCCCGCACCCGCTCCCAGTAGTGGTTCAGGTCCGCCAGATGACGACCCCGCTTCGTGTCCGGGATCACCCACGGATTCCCGGCGATCCGAGGCACCTCTTCAAGCACCCGCCCCGCCGCGCGCGACAGCGGCACCAGCCGCGCCCCGCTCTTCGAGTCCCGCAGCCGAAGCTCCCGGACCCGCAGAAGCTGTTTCAAGCCGCGGAAGGCATCCTGAGGCCGCGCTCCGAAAGGCGTTGTAGTGATCGAGACGTAAGCCTTGAAACAATCTTGTTGACATCGACGCCGACTTCGTAATTACTCTTTGCCCGGCGGACGGTGCTGTTGCGACGGGCTTGCATTGGCAAACGCCGTTGGCCCGTCCGATCCAACGGAACCGCTCCTGCCCATTCCGGAAATGAACCGGCGGTTACTTCAGGACGCAACCCATCCCGAAGTAGGCGCTACGCCGTTGGACGAGAAGGGTGAGGCGTGGAGGGCTACCAGCGCGCGCTGTACGGCGTCGAGACGGTGGAGGGCAGTCCTGGTGCTTGCACCGGCTCGACCGCCAACAGCAATACGGGTTGTCGTTTTACTCCGACGAATATCAAGACGCAATTGAGCGTAGCAGGGTGGTAGGTGTCCCGGAGCGTTTGCGCGGACGGTTTAGACACGGAATCGAACGCCCTGCCGGTTGGTTGGTGCGGGCTGCGGCCGGCGACGCACCAAGTCGGTTCATGTTCAAGGTTGGAAGCTCGGAGTCTAGGAACTGGCAGGCGTGATCACGTCGAGGCGGCGGTGTGATGAATGTTCTGACCGACCCCGTTGTCTCGGTATCGGAGTCCGAACGCCTGTCCCTTCCCGCGCCGCTCGCGGCCATGAAGCTGTGGCGGACAATTGTAAATGGCAGCGGAAGCGCAACAGAACGACCAGATTCAAGCGAGTCT from Deltaproteobacteria bacterium encodes the following:
- a CDS encoding tyrosine-type recombinase/integrase — translated: MKQLLRVRELRLRDSKSGARLVPLSRAAGRVLEEVPRIAGNPWVIPDTKRGRHLADLNHYWERVREEAELPEVRLHDLRHSFASRALALGESLSMIGKLLGHNKIDTTSLYAQLARDSIKASSTRVADSIGADVLGGGGGRAPA